A DNA window from Rhodococcus sp. Z13 contains the following coding sequences:
- a CDS encoding helix-turn-helix transcriptional regulator, whose amino-acid sequence MPARSPDAQRLRDLALLRRVRDRIDREYEQPLDVEALARGVGMSAGHLSRQFRAAYGESPYAYLMTRRIERAMALLRRGDMSVTEVCFAVGCASLGTFSTRFTELVGVPPSVYRRQAAEGAGTEGIPSCVAKNVTRPIRNREARSGGPVLP is encoded by the coding sequence GTGCCCGCTCGTTCACCCGACGCTCAGCGCCTGCGCGACCTCGCGCTGCTGCGCCGCGTCCGCGACCGCATCGACCGCGAGTACGAGCAACCCCTCGACGTCGAGGCCCTCGCCCGCGGGGTCGGCATGTCCGCGGGGCACCTGAGCCGGCAGTTCCGCGCCGCCTACGGCGAGTCGCCCTATGCCTACCTCATGACCCGCCGCATCGAACGCGCGATGGCGCTGCTGCGCCGCGGCGACATGTCCGTCACCGAGGTCTGCTTCGCGGTGGGCTGCGCGTCGCTGGGCACCTTCAGCACGCGCTTCACCGAACTCGTCGGTGTGCCCCCGAGCGTGTACCGCAGACAGGCTGCGGAGGGCGCCGGGACGGAGGGCATCCCGTCGTGCGTGGCGAAGAACGTCACCAGACCGATCAGGAATCGAGAAGCGCGGTCGGGTGGCCCGGTCCTACCGTGA
- a CDS encoding NAD(P)H-dependent glycerol-3-phosphate dehydrogenase, with the protein MARAIRVVVLGSGSWGTTVAALSARNTPTLVWSRNEETAREISTEHRNRRYLGERPLPESLRATSDLVEAAHEADVLVVGVPSDAVRETLEPIADELRAWVPVVSLVKGLEPGTRLRPTQVMAECLPGHPVGLLAGPNLAGEIADGMAAAAVVAMQDDAVAAALQPLFATPRFRVYRNTDVLGCELGGILKNIVAIAAGMAEGLSVGDNTRAMVLSRGLAEMTRLGEAMGASPRTFAGLTGMGDLIATCMSPSSRNRRVGEALARGMTIEEAVDALGQVAEGVKTAPTVLELAREYGVEMPIAAEVAAVVTGQRTPTDVYRGLRRVAPGDEEDIV; encoded by the coding sequence ATGGCTCGCGCGATTCGCGTCGTCGTTCTCGGCTCGGGCTCGTGGGGAACCACGGTCGCCGCCCTCTCCGCACGGAACACCCCCACCCTCGTGTGGTCGCGCAACGAGGAGACCGCCCGCGAGATCTCCACCGAGCACCGCAACCGCCGTTATCTCGGCGAACGTCCCCTGCCGGAGTCCCTGCGGGCCACCTCGGACCTCGTCGAGGCCGCGCACGAGGCCGACGTGCTGGTCGTCGGGGTGCCGTCGGACGCGGTGCGCGAGACGCTCGAACCGATCGCCGACGAACTGCGCGCGTGGGTGCCGGTCGTCTCCCTGGTCAAGGGCCTGGAACCGGGGACGCGGCTGCGACCAACCCAGGTCATGGCCGAGTGCCTGCCCGGCCACCCCGTCGGCCTGCTGGCCGGTCCCAATCTCGCCGGGGAGATCGCCGACGGCATGGCCGCCGCCGCGGTGGTCGCCATGCAGGACGACGCGGTCGCCGCCGCGCTGCAGCCGCTGTTCGCCACCCCGAGGTTCCGCGTCTACCGCAACACCGACGTCCTCGGCTGCGAACTGGGCGGCATCCTCAAGAACATCGTGGCGATCGCGGCCGGGATGGCCGAGGGTCTGAGCGTCGGCGACAACACCCGAGCGATGGTGCTCTCCCGCGGTCTCGCGGAGATGACCCGGCTCGGGGAGGCGATGGGCGCGAGCCCCCGCACCTTCGCCGGCCTGACGGGCATGGGTGATCTGATCGCGACGTGTATGAGCCCGTCCTCACGCAACCGCCGCGTCGGGGAGGCGCTGGCCCGCGGCATGACGATCGAGGAGGCCGTGGATGCGCTCGGGCAGGTGGCGGAGGGTGTGAAGACCGCACCGACGGTGCTCGAACTGGCCCGCGAGTACGGGGTGGAGATGCCCATCGCCGCCGAGGTCGCGGCGGTGGTGACGGGGCAGCGCACCCCCACCGACGTCTATCGCGGGTTGCGGCGGGTCGCACCGGGCGACGAGGAGGACATCGTCTGA
- a CDS encoding nitroreductase, with protein sequence MSTAADQLSTLLDTRFSCRAFLSKQVPREDIERMLRMAQRTPSWCNSQPWQVHLVSGEATDRLRAATYAQALSGKLDPDIPGPAEYRGAYADRRRAAGYSLYNALGIARDDFQRRTEQMLENYNLFGAPHVAVVSTDKALGVYGAVDCGGYVATLLLAAESLGIAAVPQAAVAMTASALRQELGIGEDRDIVCAVSFGYADEAHPANACRTDRASLEETVVWVED encoded by the coding sequence ATGAGTACTGCCGCCGACCAGTTGTCGACACTCCTCGACACCCGCTTCAGCTGCCGCGCCTTCCTGTCGAAGCAGGTACCGCGCGAGGACATCGAGCGCATGCTGCGCATGGCCCAGCGCACTCCGTCCTGGTGCAACTCCCAGCCGTGGCAGGTCCACCTCGTCAGCGGCGAGGCCACCGACCGGCTGCGCGCGGCCACCTACGCCCAGGCCCTCTCCGGGAAGCTCGATCCCGACATCCCCGGCCCGGCCGAGTACCGCGGCGCGTACGCCGACCGGCGGCGCGCGGCCGGCTACTCGCTGTACAACGCGTTGGGTATCGCCCGCGACGACTTCCAGCGCCGCACCGAGCAGATGCTCGAGAACTACAACCTCTTCGGCGCACCCCACGTCGCGGTCGTCTCCACCGACAAGGCGCTGGGCGTGTACGGCGCGGTGGACTGCGGCGGTTACGTCGCCACCCTGCTGCTCGCCGCCGAGTCGCTCGGTATCGCCGCGGTCCCGCAGGCCGCGGTCGCGATGACGGCGTCGGCGCTGCGGCAGGAACTGGGGATCGGCGAGGACCGCGACATCGTGTGCGCGGTGTCCTTCGGGTACGCCGACGAGGCGCATCCCGCGAACGCCTGCCGCACCGACCGGGCGTCGCTGGAAGAGACGGTGGTCTGGGTCGAGGACTGA
- the aztD gene encoding zinc metallochaperone AztD, translating into MTTLSRYGGVALTAVAATLAAACSSGTASTETTPPTTRAAEAASAQPRLALTYDGGVLLVDQGDLGVVGDFDLDGFNRLSPAGDGRHVLVSTEGGFRVLDTGSWSEAHGDHSHHYAGEPALTDLFFDAEKPGHVVPHAGVTALFDDATGRITVFDPEDLASATALPDVDTHTLPDAHHGVAVPLPDGRMLVTLGTSEKRTTVALLDANGDEITRTDDCPGVHGETTAADGTVAFGCEDGMVIYRDGVFSKAQAPDVYARIGNQAGSEDSPVVLGDYKTDPDADLERPERVALVDTRTDSVRVVDLGASYTFRSLGRGPAGEGIVLGTDGNLHVIDTVIGEVVRRIPVVDPWTEPDEWQAPRPALEVVDGTAFVTDPATNSLHAVELESGEVRSTRLPRTPNEISAT; encoded by the coding sequence ATGACGACCCTTTCCCGCTACGGCGGTGTCGCGCTCACCGCCGTCGCCGCTACCCTCGCCGCCGCATGCTCGTCCGGAACCGCGAGCACCGAGACCACTCCCCCGACCACTCGCGCCGCCGAGGCCGCGAGCGCACAGCCGCGCCTGGCCCTCACCTACGACGGCGGAGTGCTCCTCGTCGACCAGGGCGATCTCGGCGTCGTCGGCGACTTCGATCTGGACGGATTCAACCGCCTCTCCCCCGCCGGGGACGGACGTCACGTCCTGGTCTCCACCGAGGGAGGCTTCCGGGTCCTGGACACCGGGAGCTGGTCGGAGGCCCACGGCGACCACAGTCACCACTACGCGGGCGAGCCCGCGCTCACCGATCTGTTCTTCGACGCCGAGAAGCCGGGGCACGTCGTCCCGCACGCCGGGGTCACCGCTCTGTTCGACGACGCCACGGGCCGGATCACGGTGTTCGACCCGGAGGACCTCGCGTCCGCGACGGCCCTGCCCGACGTCGATACGCACACGCTGCCCGACGCGCATCACGGCGTGGCCGTGCCCCTGCCCGACGGGCGCATGCTCGTCACCCTCGGCACCAGCGAGAAGCGCACGACCGTCGCGCTTCTCGACGCGAACGGCGACGAGATCACCCGCACCGACGACTGCCCGGGAGTCCACGGCGAGACGACCGCCGCCGACGGCACCGTCGCCTTCGGATGCGAGGACGGGATGGTGATCTACCGCGACGGCGTGTTCTCCAAGGCGCAGGCCCCGGATGTCTACGCTCGCATCGGCAACCAGGCCGGCAGCGAGGACTCCCCCGTCGTGCTCGGCGACTACAAGACCGACCCCGATGCCGACCTGGAACGTCCCGAGCGGGTCGCGCTGGTGGACACCCGCACGGACTCCGTGCGGGTGGTGGATCTCGGTGCGAGCTACACCTTCCGCTCCCTGGGCCGGGGTCCCGCGGGTGAAGGTATCGTCCTCGGCACCGACGGCAACCTCCACGTGATCGACACGGTCATCGGTGAGGTCGTCCGCCGCATCCCCGTCGTCGATCCGTGGACCGAACCCGACGAGTGGCAGGCGCCCCGGCCCGCGCTGGAAGTCGTCGACGGGACGGCGTTCGTGACGGACCCCGCCACGAACTCTCTGCATGCGGTGGAACTGGAATCGGGCGAAGTACGTTCGACCCGGCTTCCGCGCACCCCCAACGAGATCAGCGCCACCTGA